In Scyliorhinus torazame isolate Kashiwa2021f chromosome 18, sScyTor2.1, whole genome shotgun sequence, the following are encoded in one genomic region:
- the adprm gene encoding manganese-dependent ADP-ribose/CDP-alcohol diphosphatase isoform X3, which produces MTRLRGAGSPVLLCVSGRWWPYVSEIFKRMEPEAAENDPYFTFGVIADVQYADTENGFNYSETRDRYYRNSLHLLRSAIMGWNEEPTTPRFILQLGDLIDGCNSVLKSADEALQTVLSEFAECKSPVHHIWGNHEFYNFDRELLLKSALNTKCLGNEKPPDNMDSSEKTDLDPHDPEGFYGYHFSPFPKFRFILTDAYDLSILGRKKNSRKHHDSMLRLKSKNGNENLNSPRGHLPVHPNSADPMCIPWNYDEILSVLHAHTSIVCFIAGHDHDGGYYLDDHGIHHLTFEGVIETSPESHAFGTIYVCEDRMILKGRGRIPDRVLHYRKT; this is translated from the exons ATGACGCGTCTTCGAGGGGCAGGGTCGCCTGTTTTGCTATGTGTGAGCGGCAG ATGGTGGCCGTATGTAAGTGAaatatttaaaagaatggagcctgAAGCAGCCGAAAACGACCCGTATTTTACTTTTGGGGTCATTGCAGACGTTCAGTATGCTGATACAGAGAATGGCTTTAACTATTCAGAGACAAGAGATCGTTACTATAGAAACAGTCTCCATCTGCTGCGCAGTGCTATTATGGGGTGGAATGAAGAACCTACCACTCCCAGGTTTATTCTGCAGCTTGGCGATCTCATTGATGGCTGCAATTCTGTGCTAAAGTCCGCAGATGAAGCACTTCAAACGGTACTAAGTGAATTTGCAGAGTGTAAGTCTCCAGTGCACCATATCTGGGGAAACCATGAATTTTACAACTTTGACAGGGAACTGCTACTTAAATCGGCTCTCAACACCAAGTGCCTGGGAAATGAGAAACCTCCCGATAATATGGACAGCAGCGAAAAGACAGACTTGGACCCTCATGATCCTGAGGGGTTTTATGGCTACCATTTTAGTCCTTTTCCGAAATTCCGCTTCATATTAACTGACGCATATGATCTCAGCATTCTGGGAAGGAAAAAGAACAGCAGGAAACATCATGATTCTATGCTGAGACTGAAATCaaaaaatggaaatgaaaatcTTAATAGTCCCAGAG GTCATCTCCCTGTCCACCCAAATTCTGCAGATCCAATGTGCATTCCCTGGAACTATGATGAGATCCTCTCGGTATTGCATGCACACACGAGTATAGTGTGTTTTATCGCAGGACATGATCACGACGGTGGTTATTACTTGGACGATCATGGAATTCACCATCTTACCTTTGAAGGTGTGATTGAAACGTCACCAGAGAGCCATGCATTTGGTACCATTTATGTTTGTGAAGACAGAATGATCTTGAAGGGAAGAGGCAGGATTCCTGACAGAGTTCTACACTACAGAAAAACATAA
- the adprm gene encoding manganese-dependent ADP-ribose/CDP-alcohol diphosphatase isoform X1, producing the protein MTRLRGAGSPVLLCVSGRWWPYVSEIFKRMEPEAAENDPYFTFGVIADVQYADTENGFNYSETRDRYYRNSLHLLRSAIMGWNEEPTTPRFILQLGDLIDGCNSVLKSADEALQTVLSEFAECKSPVHHIWGNHEFYNFDRELLLKSALNTKCLGNEKPPDNMDSSEKTDLDPHDPEGFYGYHFSPFPKFRFILTDAYDLSILGRKKNSRKHHDSMLRLKSKNGNENLNSPRGLTGLNLRFLAFNGGFSQEQLEWLNKILTFSDNNQEKVAIIGHLPVHPNSADPMCIPWNYDEILSVLHAHTSIVCFIAGHDHDGGYYLDDHGIHHLTFEGVIETSPESHAFGTIYVCEDRMILKGRGRIPDRVLHYRKT; encoded by the exons ATGACGCGTCTTCGAGGGGCAGGGTCGCCTGTTTTGCTATGTGTGAGCGGCAG ATGGTGGCCGTATGTAAGTGAaatatttaaaagaatggagcctgAAGCAGCCGAAAACGACCCGTATTTTACTTTTGGGGTCATTGCAGACGTTCAGTATGCTGATACAGAGAATGGCTTTAACTATTCAGAGACAAGAGATCGTTACTATAGAAACAGTCTCCATCTGCTGCGCAGTGCTATTATGGGGTGGAATGAAGAACCTACCACTCCCAGGTTTATTCTGCAGCTTGGCGATCTCATTGATGGCTGCAATTCTGTGCTAAAGTCCGCAGATGAAGCACTTCAAACGGTACTAAGTGAATTTGCAGAGTGTAAGTCTCCAGTGCACCATATCTGGGGAAACCATGAATTTTACAACTTTGACAGGGAACTGCTACTTAAATCGGCTCTCAACACCAAGTGCCTGGGAAATGAGAAACCTCCCGATAATATGGACAGCAGCGAAAAGACAGACTTGGACCCTCATGATCCTGAGGGGTTTTATGGCTACCATTTTAGTCCTTTTCCGAAATTCCGCTTCATATTAACTGACGCATATGATCTCAGCATTCTGGGAAGGAAAAAGAACAGCAGGAAACATCATGATTCTATGCTGAGACTGAAATCaaaaaatggaaatgaaaatcTTAATAGTCCCAGAG GACTTACTGGACTGAATTTACGCTTTCTGGCGTTTAATGGAGGTTTCAGTCAGGAACAGCTGGAATGGTTAAACAAGATACTCACGTTCTCTGATAATAATCAAGAAAAGGTTGCAATCATTG GTCATCTCCCTGTCCACCCAAATTCTGCAGATCCAATGTGCATTCCCTGGAACTATGATGAGATCCTCTCGGTATTGCATGCACACACGAGTATAGTGTGTTTTATCGCAGGACATGATCACGACGGTGGTTATTACTTGGACGATCATGGAATTCACCATCTTACCTTTGAAGGTGTGATTGAAACGTCACCAGAGAGCCATGCATTTGGTACCATTTATGTTTGTGAAGACAGAATGATCTTGAAGGGAAGAGGCAGGATTCCTGACAGAGTTCTACACTACAGAAAAACATAA
- the adprm gene encoding manganese-dependent ADP-ribose/CDP-alcohol diphosphatase isoform X2 — protein sequence MEPEAAENDPYFTFGVIADVQYADTENGFNYSETRDRYYRNSLHLLRSAIMGWNEEPTTPRFILQLGDLIDGCNSVLKSADEALQTVLSEFAECKSPVHHIWGNHEFYNFDRELLLKSALNTKCLGNEKPPDNMDSSEKTDLDPHDPEGFYGYHFSPFPKFRFILTDAYDLSILGRKKNSRKHHDSMLRLKSKNGNENLNSPRGLTGLNLRFLAFNGGFSQEQLEWLNKILTFSDNNQEKVAIIGHLPVHPNSADPMCIPWNYDEILSVLHAHTSIVCFIAGHDHDGGYYLDDHGIHHLTFEGVIETSPESHAFGTIYVCEDRMILKGRGRIPDRVLHYRKT from the exons atggagcctgAAGCAGCCGAAAACGACCCGTATTTTACTTTTGGGGTCATTGCAGACGTTCAGTATGCTGATACAGAGAATGGCTTTAACTATTCAGAGACAAGAGATCGTTACTATAGAAACAGTCTCCATCTGCTGCGCAGTGCTATTATGGGGTGGAATGAAGAACCTACCACTCCCAGGTTTATTCTGCAGCTTGGCGATCTCATTGATGGCTGCAATTCTGTGCTAAAGTCCGCAGATGAAGCACTTCAAACGGTACTAAGTGAATTTGCAGAGTGTAAGTCTCCAGTGCACCATATCTGGGGAAACCATGAATTTTACAACTTTGACAGGGAACTGCTACTTAAATCGGCTCTCAACACCAAGTGCCTGGGAAATGAGAAACCTCCCGATAATATGGACAGCAGCGAAAAGACAGACTTGGACCCTCATGATCCTGAGGGGTTTTATGGCTACCATTTTAGTCCTTTTCCGAAATTCCGCTTCATATTAACTGACGCATATGATCTCAGCATTCTGGGAAGGAAAAAGAACAGCAGGAAACATCATGATTCTATGCTGAGACTGAAATCaaaaaatggaaatgaaaatcTTAATAGTCCCAGAG GACTTACTGGACTGAATTTACGCTTTCTGGCGTTTAATGGAGGTTTCAGTCAGGAACAGCTGGAATGGTTAAACAAGATACTCACGTTCTCTGATAATAATCAAGAAAAGGTTGCAATCATTG GTCATCTCCCTGTCCACCCAAATTCTGCAGATCCAATGTGCATTCCCTGGAACTATGATGAGATCCTCTCGGTATTGCATGCACACACGAGTATAGTGTGTTTTATCGCAGGACATGATCACGACGGTGGTTATTACTTGGACGATCATGGAATTCACCATCTTACCTTTGAAGGTGTGATTGAAACGTCACCAGAGAGCCATGCATTTGGTACCATTTATGTTTGTGAAGACAGAATGATCTTGAAGGGAAGAGGCAGGATTCCTGACAGAGTTCTACACTACAGAAAAACATAA